From the Cohaesibacter sp. ES.047 genome, one window contains:
- a CDS encoding IS30 family transposase encodes MIICKRTRPVLVIHERKSRVTLAARMTGKSAAETVSVMMSIFRRLDPALRKSVTFDNDTTFAQHSLLRSMFNMTTWFCDAYASWQKGGVENANGRLRRWLPRDFDIDAMDDEELQDIIFTMNLTPRKCLGFKTHSRRCCKTLVKTPKSALLKPVALRDGIHPGVICDEIFILIFMEYLHGEYGGVSHSFAECAREATQVDG; translated from the coding sequence CTGATCATCTGCAAGCGAACCCGCCCTGTGCTTGTGATCCACGAGAGAAAATCCCGGGTTACCCTGGCTGCTCGCATGACCGGCAAGAGCGCGGCCGAAACAGTCTCGGTGATGATGTCTATCTTCCGTCGCCTAGATCCGGCCTTGCGCAAGTCAGTCACATTCGACAATGACACAACCTTCGCCCAGCACAGCCTACTGCGCTCCATGTTCAACATGACGACATGGTTTTGCGATGCCTATGCCTCTTGGCAAAAGGGGGGAGTAGAGAATGCGAATGGTCGATTGAGGCGATGGTTGCCAAGGGACTTCGATATTGACGCGATGGACGACGAGGAGCTGCAGGACATCATCTTCACCATGAACCTCACCCCGCGGAAATGCCTCGGATTCAAAACCCATTCCAGGCGCTGCTGCAAGACCTTGGTAAAGACGCCAAAATCTGCTTTGCTTAAACCTGTTGCACTTCGCGATGGAATCCACCCTGGCGTGATCTGCGATGAGATCTTCATATTGATATTTATGGAGTATCTCCATGGAGAGTACGGCGGAGTTTCTCACTCCTTCGCGGAGTGCGCGCGGGAGGCCACGCAAGTGGACGGATGA